In Aedes albopictus strain Foshan chromosome 3, AalbF5, whole genome shotgun sequence, the genomic window GCTTCATCAGTGTTTGCGTTACTGCATGCTTGGAAAAATATTAGTATTGATGATTTGTTAGTACTAATGTGGGATTGCTAACGTAATGTTTCCAATTCTAATTTGAAGGATCCGTCTCCTATTCAAATACCTGGCAAGTCCAACGGCCGGTGGTTGACAGCCGATCACGCCGTTTTGCAAGGGTGCTTCGTACGAAGTATATCCTGGCCGGCAAACGCATGTGGCTGCTCGTACATTGGATGACGACTTCTTCGGTTCTAGCCACTGCCCTGGACCACAAGGTCCTCGAGTATAAAGCTTATAACACTGTTTATTTATCTCTATCATATCGGGCGTACTATCACAAGCACTTTTAGGAACTTCGTCATCTGTGCATGATTGATCCAGATTATGGATGACACCGGAACATCCGCAGATACCATTATAGGAAATGCCATCCAAAGAGGGCCTTGTCGTGAAGTCAAATATTACCACTTGATGTAGGCTACAGGGACCTTGTGAACCTATACGATAACATGTTTTCTCTTTTGGAAAATACAATCTGCCTTTTTCACAAGGGTTTGGTATGCAGACATTTGCGTCTATCAGAAAAGATCCTGTCTCACAAGGACCTTGTGTGTATAGCTTATAGCAGTAGCCGTTTTCCCAAAGAACATAGTTGTCCTTACATCTACATTCCGCCTTCATTGAGCTTACCTCTTGTTGACCTCTTTTATCGGCTATAATGAAAGTGTGCCCAATAGGACAAGGCCCAATGGTGCCAATTTCATAACACTGATTTGATTCGTTATGGAAATGCGGTAATCGTTGATGGCATGCACATTTCTTAGATGGTAGAAAAAGCTCTCCTGTACGCAAGCATGGCCCTTTAGTGAAAAACTCATGGCATGTTTCCGTCTCATCGTAGAAATAATTGCTCAACTCTCCTTCATTTTGACACTGTAAATGAATGGATGCAACAATAGAAGTTCTACACAATACGTCATTTTATCATACCTTGCATTTAGCTATCCCGTCgttatctaaactaattaatttcCCCTTTGGGCAGGGTCCTTTGGTATGTAGCTGGTAACATTTGTTGTCCTGCGGCCAATAAACCATTCCGCTCTCACATATCTCCGCTGATTTGCACGTACCCCAACGTTGCTTTGGTctaaaacaaaaaacaaatccAATTAGAACACGTTTTCTAATGGTCATCCAATTTAACGCATGGTTTTCAAGCTGTATCAAAGAACGTTTTTACATGGCACTCTTCACATCCGAATCGGCAATCGGTGCGAAAAACTGTCCAAATTCACACGGCCCTCGTTCGAACAGCTGATGGCATCTTTTGGTCAGTGGAGATTGCGCCGTTCCCGGTGGACAGCGACATTCGGCCGTTGATCCCGTACTGGTGGAACCTACGCCCACGGGGCTAAGTTCCATCGTGTCAGGGCAGGGGTACCCAAGCTGGAagattttgaaacattttttgagcGGTGGCCAGTAAAGTAGTTGCCATCCCCCGGGCTGACTGGCGCAGGGGTTTTTGTTCGGATCACTCCATGGCGGTGCTACGATGGCAGCTAACGATGAAGATTGAAGGTTGTAGAACGTCAGGATACACA contains:
- the LOC109425985 gene encoding uncharacterized protein LOC109425985, whose protein sequence is MRHASVWVCILTFYNLQSSSLAAIVAPPWSDPNKNPCASQPGGWQLLYWPPLKKCFKIFQLGYPCPDTMELSPVGVGSTSTGSTAECRCPPGTAQSPLTKRCHQLFERGPCEFGQFFAPIADSDVKSAIPKQRWGTCKSAEICESGMVYWPQDNKCYQLHTKGPCPKGKLISLDNDGIAKCKCQNEGELSNYFYDETETCHEFFTKGPCLRTGELFLPSKKCACHQRLPHFHNESNQCYEIGTIGPCPIGHTFIIADKRGQQEVSSMKAECRCKDNYVLWENGYCYKLYTQGPCETGSFLIDANVCIPNPCEKGRLYFPKEKTCYRIGSQGPCSLHQVVIFDFTTRPSLDGISYNGICGCSGVIHNLDQSCTDDEVPKSACDSTPDMIEINKQCYKLYTRGPCGPGQWLEPKKSSSNVRAATCVCRPGYTSYEAPLQNGVIGCQPPAVGLARWFMSLLGFASPEPEEY